A stretch of the bacterium genome encodes the following:
- the map gene encoding type I methionyl aminopeptidase translates to MVYYKSAEEIKLIRLSCQLTAQTLNYISEHIKPGISTLYLDRLAEDYIRSFDAVPSFLGFRGYPNSICASVNNVVVHGIPRKDEILREGDIITIDVGVCKNGYYGDKAITYPVGEISSLAQNLIKVTEEALDIGITEAVENNRLGDIGNAIQTYVEQQGFSVVRDFVGHGIGSSAHEDPQVQHFGKSGTGFTLKKGLVIAIEPMINVGSYQTKVLSDGWTAVSSDGSLSAQFEHVVAITDNTTEILTLS, encoded by the coding sequence GTGGTTTATTACAAATCAGCGGAAGAAATAAAACTTATAAGATTAAGCTGTCAATTAACTGCACAAACCTTGAATTATATTTCCGAACATATTAAACCTGGTATTTCTACTCTTTATTTAGACAGATTGGCTGAAGACTATATTAGAAGTTTTGATGCAGTTCCATCTTTTTTGGGATTTAGAGGATATCCAAACAGCATATGTGCTTCTGTTAATAATGTAGTAGTTCATGGAATACCAAGAAAAGATGAGATTTTGAGAGAAGGCGATATAATAACTATAGATGTTGGAGTTTGTAAGAATGGTTATTATGGAGATAAAGCAATTACCTATCCTGTGGGAGAGATATCTTCTCTTGCACAGAATCTTATTAAGGTTACAGAAGAGGCCTTAGATATTGGTATTACTGAAGCAGTAGAAAACAATAGATTAGGTGATATTGGTAATGCTATTCAGACATATGTTGAACAACAGGGTTTTTCAGTTGTAAGAGATTTTGTTGGTCATGGTATAGGATCTAGTGCACATGAAGACCCGCAAGTGCAACACTTTGGCAAATCAGGTACAGGATTTACTCTCAAAAAAGGGCTGGTTATAGCTATCGAGCCTATGATTAATGTAGGGTCATATCAAACAAAGGTGTTATCAGATGGGTGGACAGCTGTCAGCTCCGATGGCAGTTTGTCTGCACAGTTTGAACATGTTGTAGCCATTACTGATAACACTACGGAAATCCTTACTCTTTCCTAA
- a CDS encoding non-histone chromosomal MC1 family protein yields the protein MATAKLYSVRIGKKEDHVFKGKGARQAALKAASRGLKDADGLIKLREHSKKKDGKWRIHIFKGSVKKIAKPANAPAWMPSTINKPVVKKLRVEKLDKI from the coding sequence ATGGCAACAGCAAAGCTCTACTCAGTAAGAATAGGCAAGAAAGAGGATCACGTCTTTAAAGGGAAAGGCGCAAGACAGGCTGCTCTAAAAGCTGCTTCCAGAGGTCTGAAGGATGCTGACGGTCTCATTAAATTAAGAGAGCACAGCAAGAAAAAAGACGGCAAATGGAGAATACACATATTTAAAGGTTCCGTAAAGAAAATTGCTAAACCTGCTAATGCACCTGCTTGGATGCCAAGTACAATAAACAAGCCAGTTGTAAAAAAACTTCGTGTGGAAAAGTTAGACAAAATATAA